A window of the Gossypium hirsutum isolate 1008001.06 chromosome A05, Gossypium_hirsutum_v2.1, whole genome shotgun sequence genome harbors these coding sequences:
- the LOC107907234 gene encoding strigolactone esterase D14 → MSMLQTSLKAAMNARVIGSGSETMILAHGFGGDQSLWDKILPYLTKHYHVLLFDWLCSGTVKDPNLYDPLKYTSFDAFADDLIALMDELHLTSSVFVGHSMSGMIGCIASIKRPQLFSKLILVGSSPRYITTNDYEGGFDGAAIDNMMSSIESDYEHWTSSFAKLLVDNNDPLSIEHYFKCLKSMNPEFVLPLAKAIFRSDERETLEKVTTPCTIVQVKNDLVVPNSVAYYMQKKIKGEATVEFINADRHYPQLTAPLEFIHVLSRVLGFEI, encoded by the exons ATGTCGATGCTACAAACGAGTCTTAAAGCAGCCATGAACGCAAGAGTAATTGGGTCGGGGAGTGAGACCATGATTCTTGCACATGGGTTCGGAGGAGACCAATCTCTCTGGGACAAAATCCTTCCTTACTTGACAAAACATTATCATGTTCTCCTTTTTGACTGGCTTTGTTCTGGAACTGTCAAAGATCCCAACCTCTATGATCCTTTGAAATACACCTCCTTTGATGCCTTTGCTGATGACTTAATAGCCCTTATGGATGAACTCCACTTGACTTCCTCAGTCTTTGTTGGCCATTCTATGTCTGGTATGATCGGATGTATTGCTTCCATTAAAAGACCTCAACTTTTTAGCAAACTCATACTTGTCGGATCTTCTCCTAG GTACATTACTACAAATGATTACGAAGGAGGATTTGATGGTGCAGCAATTGACAACATGATGTCAAGCATAGAATCAGATTACGAGCATTGGACATCAAGTTTTGCTAAGCTTCTTGTGGACAATAATGATCCCCTCTCCATCGAACACTACTTTAAATGCCTGAAGAGTATGAACCCAGAATTTGTGCTCCCATTAGCCAAAGCAATATTTCGCAGCGATGAAAGGGAAACTCTGGAGAAGGTTACCACTCCATGCACCATTGTTCAGGTAAAAAATGACCTTGTGGTGCCAAATTCTGTTGCATACTACATGCAGAAGAAGATCAAAGGGGAAGCAACTGTGGAATTTATTAATGCTGATAGGCATTATCCTCAGTTGACTGCACCTCTTGAGTTCATTCATGTGCTGAGTCGAGTTTTAGGCTTTGAAATTTGA